The following proteins are co-located in the Clostridiales bacterium genome:
- the uvrB gene encoding excinuclease ABC subunit UvrB: MNRFKLVSEYKMMGDQPQAVAQLTEGLRSGEKHQTLLGVTGSGKTFTMANVIENVQRPTLIISHNKTLAAQLCGEFKEFFPENAVEYFVSYYDYYQPEAYVPSTDTYIEKDSDINDEIEKLRHSATAALAERRDVIIVASVSCIYGLGSPVDYENQVLSLRPGMEKSRHEILRKLIDIQYTRNDLGFTRSTFRVRGDIIDIFPAGAENAVRIELFGDEIEVIKEINPVTGEILGVRNHVSIFPASHYVTTKENTERAIVSIEAELEERLKWFKDRGKLIEAQRIEQRTRYDMEMLREVGTCKGIENYSRHINGLMPGNRPYTLIDYFPKDFLIIIDESHVMLPQLRAMYAGDRSRKSSLVDYGFRLPSALDNRPLEFNEFEGLVNQIVYVSATPAAYEKEQSKHVVAQQVIRPTGLLDPVIEVRKTEGQIDDLIGEINQVTAKKEKVLVTTLTKKMSESLTDYLKNVGIKVRYLHSEIDTLERMEILRDLRLGVFDVLVGINLLREGLDLPEVSLVAILDADKQGFLRTETSLIQTIGRAARNVNGKVIMYADGISEAMGKSISETERRRKIQQEYNEQNGITPKTIEKAVRAVIEATRVAEERDEYYQGRSALELTKKELADYIKKMEKEMKEAAANLQFERAAELRDRIMDFKLRQ, from the coding sequence ATGAATCGATTTAAGCTTGTTTCTGAATACAAGATGATGGGGGATCAGCCACAGGCTGTTGCACAGCTTACAGAGGGACTTCGCAGCGGTGAGAAGCATCAGACTCTTTTGGGAGTTACCGGCTCGGGCAAGACCTTTACCATGGCAAACGTGATTGAGAATGTTCAGCGTCCCACGCTTATCATTTCCCATAACAAAACCCTTGCTGCACAGCTCTGCGGCGAATTCAAGGAATTTTTCCCGGAAAATGCCGTGGAATACTTTGTGAGTTACTACGACTACTATCAGCCTGAAGCATATGTGCCCTCGACGGATACGTATATTGAAAAAGATTCGGATATCAACGACGAGATCGAAAAACTGCGCCACTCGGCTACCGCAGCATTGGCAGAACGCCGCGATGTGATCATCGTAGCCAGCGTTTCCTGCATTTATGGGCTGGGAAGTCCGGTGGATTACGAAAACCAGGTTCTCTCACTGAGGCCAGGCATGGAAAAGAGCCGGCATGAGATCCTGCGGAAGCTGATTGATATACAGTACACCAGAAATGACCTGGGGTTTACGAGAAGTACCTTCCGGGTACGAGGCGATATTATCGATATTTTTCCAGCAGGTGCGGAAAACGCCGTGCGCATTGAACTCTTTGGTGATGAAATAGAAGTGATCAAAGAGATCAATCCAGTGACCGGAGAAATATTGGGGGTAAGAAACCATGTTTCTATCTTCCCTGCTTCCCATTATGTTACTACGAAGGAAAACACCGAACGAGCGATCGTTTCCATCGAAGCAGAGCTGGAAGAGCGATTGAAGTGGTTTAAGGACAGGGGAAAACTCATCGAGGCGCAGCGCATTGAACAGCGTACTCGTTATGATATGGAAATGCTGAGGGAAGTGGGTACCTGCAAGGGCATCGAAAACTATTCCAGACACATCAACGGACTTATGCCGGGAAACCGGCCATATACTCTGATTGACTATTTTCCAAAGGATTTTCTGATTATTATCGATGAATCCCACGTCATGCTGCCCCAGCTTCGGGCCATGTATGCGGGAGACCGCTCCAGAAAGTCTTCTCTTGTGGACTATGGATTTCGTTTGCCTTCGGCATTGGACAACCGCCCCCTTGAGTTTAATGAGTTTGAGGGGCTGGTCAATCAGATCGTCTATGTAAGCGCAACCCCCGCCGCTTATGAAAAGGAACAAAGCAAACATGTGGTGGCTCAGCAGGTCATCCGGCCAACGGGGCTGCTGGATCCTGTGATCGAGGTCAGAAAGACAGAAGGGCAAATTGATGATCTCATCGGAGAGATCAATCAGGTGACGGCGAAGAAGGAAAAGGTTCTAGTGACCACGCTGACGAAAAAAATGTCCGAGAGCCTAACCGATTACCTGAAAAATGTAGGGATTAAAGTCAGGTATCTTCATTCGGAAATCGATACCCTGGAGAGAATGGAAATCCTGAGAGATCTCAGACTGGGCGTCTTTGACGTATTGGTCGGGATCAATCTGCTGCGGGAAGGACTGGATCTTCCGGAGGTGTCCCTTGTGGCCATCCTGGATGCGGACAAACAGGGTTTTCTGCGTACGGAGACCTCGCTGATTCAGACCATCGGCCGTGCGGCCAGAAATGTTAACGGAAAGGTAATCATGTATGCCGACGGTATTAGTGAAGCCATGGGAAAATCCATTTCTGAAACGGAACGGAGAAGGAAAATCCAGCAGGAATACAACGAACAGAACGGCATTACGCCGAAGACGATAGAAAAGGCAGTTCGAGCAGTCATTGAAGCCACAAGAGTGGCAGAGGAACGGGATGAGTACTATCAGGGCAGAAGCGCGCTGGAGCTCACCAAGAAGGAACTGGCTGATTACATTAAGAAGATGGAAAAGGAAATGAAGGAGGCCGCAGCAAACCTGCAGTTTGAACGTGCAGCTGAATTGAGAGACAGAATTATGGACTTTAAGCTGCGCCAATAG